In a single window of the Carassius carassius chromosome 26, fCarCar2.1, whole genome shotgun sequence genome:
- the LOC132105979 gene encoding uncharacterized protein LOC132105979 — protein sequence MVNSCVCFGCNNSNLSGHRVHRFPNKKHKDFRAWIRFVQAKRSNFAASSLTRHTVVCEKHFTPDSYNQGDLMEFRMGFRRKEWVRLANGAVPSVHASPPAKSGGSEESNVNVSTSRESARRKRELCTIMGESAASKDGAGATATSDPDGDGDISTMDPEPELVHRGSQCNIRCLHRSLGVQVKPQMVDVGTQTERFEHRRSTPLASPEQSDDEWSFSDIVNHSGDMSWSPGEEMLRESSEEEPEELESLSDPNAVDKFIVCQRQLLSLFTVCPACCGETQGRIMHPEGTFIKVKQACGTCGYERYWQNQEKVHRNMPACNLLLSGAIHFSGCMATQTIRMLKLFGLQCISPGTFFRHQRYYTIPTIVQAWRNEQSGIIRELKETGGGLILSGDCRSDSPGHCAKYGSYSLIEDRINKVLDVQLVQSSEVPSSSWCELEGLKRSMQFLMDQDMQVSALITDRNRQVAKWVREKMCSEGTKHFFDVWHIGKSVQKALDAAAKERNCEDLKLWRPAIINHLYWTAASTPTGDPDEMQAKWQTAHIHQGEARNKEWLEPGSPAATKLESVAARKALVKDIRQLSPQHQTFSLEAYHSLILHFAPKHTGFSFLGMYSRLLLAALHFNSNGNRDVACTSEGEVRYAVRFPRFRKGGWVVHPIKEKPSYGYTTNLMVSLVEEYCKSPQALQESSAVLSSAAPPPLTSSVQKVAKDEAVSLHLARHSRFNM from the exons atggtgaattcttgtgtttgttttggatgcaacaactccaacttgtctggccatcgggtccaccgatttccaaacaagaaacacaaagattTCCGTGCTTGGATACGTTTCGTCCAGGCAAAGAGAAGCAATTTCGCTGCCTCCTCGTTGACTAGACACACGGTGGTATGTGAAAAACACTTCACACCGGACAGCTACAACCAAGGAGATCTTATGGAATTTCGCATGGGATTTCGACGAAAAGAGTGGGTTAGGCTGGCAAATGGAGCTGTGCCATCGGTGCATGCAAGTCCACCTGCAAAATCTGGCGGGAGTGAAGAGTCTAACGTTAATGTTAGCACTAGCAGAGAATCTGCGCGTCGAAAACGGGAGCTTTGCACA ATTATGGGAGAGAGTGCTGCCAGCAAAGACGGGGCGGGTGCAACTGCCACTTCAGATCCTGATGGAGATGGAGACATCTCTACAATGGACCCTGAGCCAGAACTGGTCCATCGTGGATCACAGTGCAACATAAGATGTTTACATCGTTCATTAG GTGTTCAGGTAAAGCCTCAGATGGTGGATGTGGGGACTCAAACCGAAAGGTTTGAGCATCGCAGATCAACTCCACTGGCCAGTCCTGAACAAAGTGATGATGAATGGTCATTTTCTGATATTGTCAACCATTCTGGTGATATGTCATGGAGTCCAGGGGAGGAGATGTTGAGAGAGTCCTCTGAGGAGGAACCAGAAGAGCTGGAATCTCTCAGTGACCCAaa tgcTGTTGACAAGTTCATTGTTTGCCAGAGGCAGTTGCTGTCCTTGTTCACAGTTTGCCCTGCATGCTGTGGGGAAACCCAGGGACGCATAATGCACCCGGAAGGAACTTTCATAAAAGTCAAGCAG GCCTGCGGAACTTGTGGCTATGAGCGTTACTGGCAAAACCAAGAGAAGGTGCATCGAAACATGCCTGCCTGCAACCTTTTACTCAGCGGTGCCATCCACTTCTCAGGTTGCATGGCTACTCAGACAATCAGGATGCTGAAGCTGTTTGGACTGCAGTGCATAAGTCCCGGCACTTTTTTCCGCCATCAGCGCTATTACACTATCCCTACCATCGTGCAGGCCTGGAGGAATGAGCAGAGTGGGATCATCAGGGAGTTGAAGGAGACTGGGGGTGGATTGATCCTGTCTGGTGACTGCAG ATCAGATTCTCCTGGACACTGTGCCAAGTATGGTAGCTACTCCTTGATTGAGGATCGAATTAACAAAGTTTTGGATGTTCAGCTTGTCCAA AGCTCAGAAGTCCCAAGCAGCTCTTGGTGTGAGCTAGAGGGTCTAAAGCGGAGTATGCAGTTCCTGATGGACCAAGACATGCAAGTGTCTGCTCTGATAACAGACAGAAATCGGCAG GTGGCCAAGTGGGTACGTGAGAAAATGTGTTCAGAAGGAACAAAGCATTTCTTTGACGTCTGGCATATTGGGAAAA GTGTACAGAAAGCACTGGATGCTGCTGCAAAAGAGAGGAACTGTGAGGATCTGAAGCTGTGGAGGCCTGCCATTATCAACCATCTCTATTGGACCGCAGCTTCCACCCCTACAGGAGATCCAGATGAGATGCAGGCAAAATGGCAGA CTGCGCACATCCACCAAGGAGAGGCAAGAAACAAGGAGTGGCTGGAACCAG gatcaccagcagccactaaactggagagtgtagctGCCAGGAAAGCACTGGTAAAGGATATTCGACAATTGTCACCTCAGCATCAGACATTCTCCCTGGAGGCCTACCATTCCCTTATTCTGCACTTTGCTCCCAAACACACtggcttttcttttcttgggatgtacagcag ACTTCTCTTGGCAGCCCTACATTTCAATAGTAATGGCAACAGAGATGTAGCGTGTACTAGTGAGGGTGAGGTACGCTACGCTGTTCGCTTCCCACGGTTTCGGAAAGGTGGCTGGGTAGTCCACCCCATCAAGGAGAAACCATCTTACG GATACACAACAAATCTTATGGTCTCTCTGGTAGAGGAATACTGCAAGTCACCACAGGCCCTACAAGAAAGCAGTGCCGTCTTGTCCTCTGCTGCACCGCCCCCCCTCACCTCTTCCGTCCAGAAGGTTGCCAAGGATGAGGCAGTCAGCCTCCATCTCGCACGACACTCACgttttaacatgtaa